A window of Haliscomenobacter hydrossis DSM 1100 contains these coding sequences:
- a CDS encoding VOC family protein: MKRVTGIGGIFFKCKDPNQMKEWYKTHLGFDTDQWGTSFEWRSSDEPDKKGYTQWSPFAETTEYFLPSTKEFMLNYRVENITALVEILKQEGVTVLDEIETFDYGKFVHILDAEGNKIELWEPNDEEYEKVVEGSTK; encoded by the coding sequence ATGAAACGTGTAACCGGCATCGGAGGGATCTTCTTCAAATGCAAAGACCCCAATCAAATGAAGGAATGGTATAAGACCCACCTGGGCTTCGATACCGATCAATGGGGGACTAGCTTTGAATGGCGCAGCAGTGACGAACCCGACAAAAAAGGCTACACCCAATGGAGTCCTTTTGCGGAAACGACGGAGTATTTTTTGCCTTCGACCAAGGAGTTTATGCTCAATTACCGGGTGGAAAACATCACCGCGCTGGTGGAAATCCTGAAGCAGGAAGGCGTGACGGTGCTGGATGAAATCGAGACCTTTGACTACGGCAAGTTCGTCCACATCCTGGATGCGGAGGGGAATAAAATTGAGCTGTGGGAGCCAAATGATGAGGAGTATGAAAAAGTGGTGGAGGGGAGCACGAAATAA
- a CDS encoding ankyrin repeat domain-containing protein encodes MQVSRKDFIRTSLAASTGLMVPSFVQATAVDNQGAEPIDLAIVKEFVLKSHNDFARVQALLTEYPHLLNATVDWKDGDFETSIGAMAHMGYIDQVKFMIEKGARFDIFVLALLGQTALVKSLIDFYPQALHAIGPHGFTLLHHAKKGGEPAQELYDFLQGKGLTEEFIKTFKDK; translated from the coding sequence ATGCAAGTATCCAGAAAAGATTTCATCCGCACGTCTTTGGCCGCTTCAACTGGCCTAATGGTTCCTTCTTTCGTTCAGGCTACGGCAGTGGACAATCAAGGGGCTGAACCCATCGATCTGGCCATCGTTAAAGAATTTGTACTCAAATCGCACAACGATTTTGCCAGGGTGCAAGCCCTGTTGACCGAATACCCTCATTTGCTCAACGCGACGGTAGATTGGAAGGACGGCGATTTTGAAACGAGCATCGGGGCCATGGCGCACATGGGCTATATTGATCAGGTCAAATTTATGATCGAAAAAGGGGCGAGGTTCGATATTTTTGTGCTGGCCTTACTGGGGCAAACTGCCCTGGTCAAATCCTTGATTGACTTTTATCCGCAAGCGCTCCATGCCATCGGTCCGCATGGGTTTACACTGTTACACCACGCCAAAAAAGGGGGCGAACCTGCGCAGGAGTTGTATGATTTTTTGCAAGGAAAAGGCTTGACGGAAGAATTCATCAAGACGTTTAAGGACAAATAA
- a CDS encoding helix-turn-helix domain-containing protein encodes MTLHFWAIAAIVAAAQGLLLAVLLFSFRENRIPNRLLGSLMLLLVVTLVEWALWWMHVMDRVPGFKVISYPLQLCYGPLLFLYFTATFERQKMNVQKVLWHAVPFVLTTFLLLPFYLRFYSFLTVYLRWIPEWPLDHWYLVPVFIQMITYGIWMKTMLKPHVQKNQELKRWSVWLVNAYWGIVLTFLYYRLSHVVGLHAPQWRQLDAVSLTFFIYLVAWLGYIEPRVFAGIPLQEAIKPIKYRNSALGVENSLALFRRISELMEKERLFCDSELSLDLLARKLKAQRHHVSQAINEQAGKSFADFVNEYRVKAAQELLANTRKQELNAIEIAYQVGFGTKNAFNLAFKKMTGITPSAYRQGSEKKV; translated from the coding sequence ATGACGCTCCATTTTTGGGCAATCGCAGCTATAGTTGCAGCCGCTCAAGGGCTTTTGTTGGCTGTTTTGCTTTTTTCCTTCCGAGAAAATCGCATCCCCAATCGTTTGTTGGGTTCGTTGATGTTGTTGCTGGTGGTCACTTTGGTGGAGTGGGCGCTGTGGTGGATGCATGTGATGGATCGGGTGCCGGGCTTTAAAGTCATCAGTTATCCGCTCCAGCTTTGTTATGGACCGCTGCTGTTTTTGTATTTCACGGCGACGTTTGAACGCCAAAAAATGAATGTGCAAAAAGTGCTTTGGCACGCAGTCCCTTTTGTATTGACTACTTTTTTGCTACTGCCTTTTTATTTGAGGTTCTATTCCTTTTTAACAGTATACCTGAGGTGGATTCCCGAATGGCCGCTGGACCATTGGTATTTAGTGCCTGTATTTATCCAAATGATCACTTATGGCATTTGGATGAAAACCATGCTAAAACCTCATGTCCAAAAAAACCAGGAACTGAAACGTTGGAGCGTGTGGCTGGTTAATGCTTATTGGGGCATTGTATTGACCTTTTTGTACTACCGGCTTTCGCATGTTGTGGGCTTACATGCTCCGCAATGGCGGCAACTTGATGCAGTGAGCCTGACTTTTTTTATTTACCTCGTGGCCTGGTTGGGCTACATCGAGCCCAGAGTTTTTGCCGGGATACCACTACAAGAGGCCATTAAACCCATCAAATACCGCAATTCGGCACTAGGTGTTGAAAACTCGTTGGCCTTGTTTCGGCGCATCAGCGAATTGATGGAAAAAGAGCGCCTGTTTTGCGACAGCGAGCTTTCCCTGGATTTGCTGGCGCGAAAACTCAAAGCCCAGCGCCACCACGTGTCACAAGCCATCAACGAACAAGCGGGCAAAAGTTTTGCGGACTTCGTCAATGAATACCGGGTAAAAGCGGCACAGGAACTGCTGGCCAACACCCGTAAACAGGAATTGAATGCCATTGAAATTGCTTACCAGGTGGGGTTTGGCACCAAAAATGCCTTCAACCTGGCTTTCAAAAAAATGACGGGAATTACTCCTTCTGCCTACCGTCAGGGCAGCGAAAAAAAGGTATAA
- a CDS encoding IS5 family transposase, translated as MSKVTKADQGSNKPKQKYQIENWSSYNQSLVNRGNITLYISDAAIKSWNETGPKARGGQYVYSDICIETIFMLKTVFKLAYRQATGFTQSLLVIMGCKELKVPCYTQVSRRVKELDIQPMVIKTKGSITIAIDSTGIKVFGEGEWKVRKHGYSKRRTWRKLHLGVDPQTGYIHCHTLTLNDIDDGSQLKDLIGQIKPKVKEGYLDGAYDHFECWETLIKQQINPVIPPRADAVIWYAKEPGDSPYYPRNMAIERIHEVDRANWKKESNYHRRSLAETTMFRFKTIHGPSFFSRKFETQQKETNIKIKLLNIMTAQGMPVSKPKMTA; from the coding sequence ATGTCAAAGGTAACTAAAGCAGATCAGGGAAGCAATAAGCCAAAGCAAAAATACCAGATTGAAAACTGGTCAAGCTACAATCAGAGCTTAGTTAATCGAGGCAATATCACCTTATACATCTCGGACGCAGCCATAAAAAGTTGGAATGAGACTGGCCCCAAAGCACGTGGCGGGCAATATGTATACAGTGATATATGCATAGAAACGATCTTCATGCTCAAGACGGTATTCAAGTTGGCGTATCGTCAAGCCACCGGTTTTACTCAAAGTCTGTTGGTAATAATGGGTTGTAAAGAACTTAAAGTACCTTGTTACACCCAAGTGAGCCGTCGGGTCAAGGAACTGGATATTCAACCTATGGTCATCAAAACAAAAGGCTCTATCACTATTGCCATCGATTCTACCGGGATCAAAGTGTTTGGGGAAGGAGAATGGAAAGTACGCAAACATGGGTATTCCAAGCGTCGAACCTGGCGTAAGCTGCACTTGGGTGTTGACCCTCAAACTGGCTATATCCATTGCCATACCTTAACCCTTAATGACATTGATGATGGTTCCCAACTCAAAGATTTGATTGGACAGATCAAGCCTAAAGTCAAAGAAGGATACCTCGATGGAGCCTACGACCACTTTGAATGCTGGGAAACTTTGATTAAGCAACAAATCAATCCGGTCATTCCCCCACGTGCCGATGCTGTGATTTGGTATGCCAAGGAGCCTGGTGATTCCCCCTACTACCCTCGAAATATGGCCATCGAACGGATCCATGAAGTAGATCGGGCAAACTGGAAAAAGGAGAGTAATTACCATCGACGAAGTTTAGCCGAGACTACCATGTTCCGTTTCAAAACGATCCACGGCCCCAGCTTTTTCTCCCGAAAATTTGAAACCCAGCAAAAAGAAACCAATATAAAAATTAAGCTCCTCAATATCATGACAGCCCAAGGTATGCCTGTTTCTAAACCGAAAATGACTGCTTAG
- a CDS encoding S9 family peptidase — translation MLKKLLVLIVFFSMFTTAYAQPITKADYQRAVSFLWSNLSNKVVFNDNIQPIWAQDSSGVAFVQQHKSGKTYHKVSRQSKKIEPWFDQDRLAKALAEAAKTEVNAQDLPIQNLRYKDAQHLGFNHRGTAYELDLNTYTLTDVTRPFFNPLQSKSPDGKWIAYTENYNLYIKSTADASIVQLSENGERFYEYGTSYGWSDIIEGENGERPQRLSVRWSPDSKWIQTYITDMRVAKKMYLLDWSQDDLYKPKLLSYYRGSPGDTDMVRMIPVFYNIKTGEEYVKAHLQSTHTNPIQYEWSKTSGVVYQENAIRGYQAVELHRCDLNKKSEELLYRETSATNIDNYNSEIIEEWGKVLITSERDGWKQLYLLDLKDKSLQALTKGAYFINQVLHIDIPKRFILFSASGKEAGRNPYYQHLYKLTLATGKVELLTPENANHDVSVSPDGGFFTDNISTLNQPTRTLLKEASPKALNLELLKADVRGLDSLGCKLPEPFTAIGRDGKTTIYGAIWKPSKFDPGKKYPIIDQSYTGPHTNMFPRNFSSAMSRSNQALAELGFIVITVDGLGTAGRSKAFHNVSYKNMGKNLEDHRLAILQLGRKNAWMDTTRVGIFGHSAGGYDAGHAVLEYPDFYKVAVASSADHDFRMEKDWWPEMYMGWPVDSTYHQVSNITMAGNLKGKLLITHGGIDENVNPSATFKLAEALIRANKEFDMLILPSQKHGYQGIYNDYFTKKRWNYFVEHLLGVEPIWEFELR, via the coding sequence ATGTTGAAAAAACTACTCGTCTTGATTGTTTTTTTCTCGATGTTTACTACGGCGTATGCCCAACCAATCACCAAAGCCGACTACCAACGCGCCGTATCCTTCCTCTGGAGCAACCTGAGCAACAAAGTAGTATTCAACGACAACATTCAGCCCATCTGGGCACAAGACAGCTCGGGCGTCGCCTTCGTCCAGCAGCACAAATCCGGTAAAACCTACCACAAAGTGAGCCGGCAAAGCAAAAAAATCGAACCCTGGTTTGACCAGGATCGTTTGGCCAAAGCGCTGGCTGAAGCTGCCAAAACAGAAGTCAACGCCCAGGACCTGCCCATCCAAAACCTGCGCTACAAGGATGCCCAACATCTCGGATTCAACCACCGGGGCACCGCTTATGAACTCGACCTCAATACCTATACTTTGACGGATGTGACTCGCCCTTTTTTCAATCCATTGCAATCCAAATCTCCCGATGGCAAGTGGATTGCTTACACTGAAAATTACAACTTGTACATCAAGTCAACAGCGGATGCTTCCATTGTACAATTGAGCGAAAATGGCGAACGTTTTTATGAATACGGCACTTCCTACGGCTGGTCGGACATCATCGAAGGTGAAAATGGCGAACGGCCCCAGCGGCTGTCGGTCAGGTGGTCGCCCGATTCCAAATGGATCCAGACCTACATTACCGACATGCGGGTTGCTAAAAAAATGTACCTGCTGGATTGGAGCCAAGATGATTTGTACAAACCCAAACTCCTGAGTTATTACCGAGGTTCACCCGGCGATACGGATATGGTGCGCATGATTCCGGTTTTTTACAACATAAAAACGGGAGAGGAATACGTAAAAGCGCATTTACAAAGTACCCACACCAACCCCATCCAATATGAGTGGTCCAAAACCAGCGGCGTGGTGTATCAGGAAAATGCCATACGTGGCTACCAAGCCGTAGAATTGCACCGCTGCGACCTCAACAAAAAATCCGAAGAACTGCTGTACCGCGAAACCAGCGCCACCAACATCGACAATTACAACTCCGAAATCATCGAAGAATGGGGCAAAGTATTGATCACCTCGGAACGCGATGGCTGGAAGCAGTTGTATTTGCTCGACTTGAAAGATAAATCCTTACAAGCACTGACCAAAGGGGCGTATTTCATCAACCAGGTTTTGCATATTGACATCCCCAAACGTTTCATTTTATTCAGCGCTTCGGGCAAAGAAGCTGGCCGCAATCCCTACTACCAGCATTTGTACAAACTGACATTGGCCACGGGAAAAGTAGAGTTGTTGACGCCCGAAAACGCCAACCACGATGTGTCCGTCTCCCCGGATGGAGGTTTTTTTACCGACAATATTTCGACGCTCAATCAGCCTACCCGTACCCTTTTAAAAGAGGCTTCCCCCAAAGCTTTGAATCTGGAACTGCTCAAAGCCGATGTACGTGGCCTGGATTCCCTGGGCTGCAAATTGCCGGAGCCGTTTACCGCCATAGGGAGAGATGGCAAAACCACCATTTACGGGGCTATTTGGAAACCCAGCAAGTTTGATCCCGGTAAAAAATACCCGATCATCGACCAGTCTTACACGGGGCCGCACACCAATATGTTCCCGCGCAATTTCAGCTCCGCGATGTCCAGGTCCAATCAGGCGCTGGCCGAATTGGGCTTCATCGTCATTACCGTAGATGGCCTGGGAACTGCCGGAAGATCCAAGGCCTTCCACAACGTATCCTATAAAAACATGGGCAAAAACCTGGAGGATCACCGCCTGGCCATCTTACAACTGGGGCGCAAAAATGCCTGGATGGATACTACCCGGGTAGGTATTTTTGGCCACTCTGCGGGCGGGTATGACGCAGGGCACGCGGTGCTGGAATACCCGGATTTTTACAAGGTAGCTGTAGCCAGTTCTGCCGACCACGACTTCAGGATGGAAAAGGACTGGTGGCCTGAGATGTACATGGGCTGGCCGGTAGATTCAACTTACCACCAGGTGTCCAACATCACGATGGCGGGCAACCTGAAAGGAAAGTTGCTGATCACCCACGGCGGCATTGATGAAAACGTGAATCCCTCGGCTACCTTCAAACTGGCGGAAGCGCTGATCCGGGCGAATAAGGAATTTGACATGTTGATTTTGCCGAGCCAAAAGCACGGCTACCAGGGCATTTACAACGATTATTTCACCAAAAAGCGCTGGAATTATTTTGTGGAGCATTTGCTGGGGGTGGAGCCGATTTGGGAGTTTGAGTTGAGGTAG
- a CDS encoding nucleoside hydrolase, translating into MKHFTLFLFLLFALSAQAQNTTRQKVIFDCDLGDDIDDAFALALLLTNQDKLDILGITTCYGRTDDRARVALKMLHETGQDKIPVVLGRNTSASSERANWYAEQFYWAKGFEKLQPSKQSAADFIIENLKKYPNEVVIISVGPVTNMADVLQKDPNALKMAKKIYAMFGSFYVSYGGYPTPEAEWNVKCDIEAAKKFVNSGADIVYAGLDITAFVKLDKAKRDILLMRQSPLTNAISGLYVLWGNETPTLFDPVAIGMLLYPELFKTKKVHVSVDDKGFTKVDETKTPNAEVGVYINTNEFINRAMKGYLLQNMGRN; encoded by the coding sequence ATGAAGCATTTTACGCTATTCCTTTTTTTACTCTTTGCACTTTCTGCTCAAGCCCAAAACACCACCCGTCAAAAAGTCATTTTCGATTGCGACCTCGGCGACGACATCGACGACGCTTTTGCCCTGGCGCTCCTGCTGACCAATCAGGACAAACTCGACATTTTGGGCATCACCACCTGTTATGGCCGTACCGACGACCGAGCCAGAGTAGCCCTCAAAATGCTGCACGAAACCGGCCAGGATAAGATCCCCGTGGTTTTGGGGCGCAATACTTCGGCCAGCAGCGAACGGGCCAATTGGTACGCCGAGCAGTTTTATTGGGCCAAAGGATTTGAAAAACTCCAGCCCAGCAAACAATCTGCCGCGGACTTTATCATCGAAAACCTCAAAAAATACCCGAACGAGGTCGTCATCATCTCCGTTGGCCCGGTCACCAACATGGCCGATGTGCTCCAAAAAGACCCCAATGCTTTGAAGATGGCCAAAAAGATCTACGCCATGTTCGGCTCGTTTTATGTGAGTTACGGTGGGTATCCGACCCCGGAAGCGGAATGGAACGTAAAATGTGACATTGAGGCGGCCAAGAAGTTTGTCAATTCGGGTGCAGACATCGTGTACGCTGGCCTGGACATCACCGCGTTTGTCAAGCTGGACAAAGCCAAACGCGACATCCTCCTCATGCGCCAATCGCCCCTGACCAATGCGATTTCTGGCTTGTACGTGCTATGGGGCAACGAAACCCCTACCCTCTTCGACCCGGTGGCCATTGGGATGCTGCTGTATCCCGAGCTGTTTAAAACCAAAAAAGTCCATGTCAGCGTGGACGACAAGGGTTTTACCAAAGTGGATGAAACCAAAACACCCAATGCTGAGGTGGGGGTGTACATCAACACGAATGAGTTCATCAATCGGGCGATGAAAGGGTATTTGTTGCAGAACATGGGGCGAAATTGA
- a CDS encoding hybrid sensor histidine kinase/response regulator transcription factor: MKQPKTPLTVSRRSSVLCMVWMLLIVLIRPVQGFAQVPFESISIQQGLSQGMIYDILQDREGFLWFGTKDGLNRFDGYNLKVFTNDTYDPHSLSSNSILKLFEDHKGRIWIVTDNEGLNVYDKKTGRFQRIQYRSNDPLSLSSNQIRCIAEDAAGNILVAADAADLNVIGLADDFFEKNTPPKIRRLTLPHNLNVTGIAKDSQGRVWMGGDDRRIYQLDPQTFQLRKAIEGYSFEVACPNSDGTLWASDQNHSPFHWDGKRAAPLFENLSQVLDLQVAPDGKLWLIKGNRLYGLDLRQWKPGKPLKWHEEPFFSLLKTPLNTLIQEQKIDRFQSKVLALDLNAPLTSLAIDRSGMVLVGTHDYGVYKFNPDQHKFRQYAEGISIRRIIPAPDGSVYLDSYRKLWYQLRGNALKVNGLGAISSQVSNVLITRSAEHWALTNTDLVRFRAGGTPTHIPITAAVFAEKQPILEDQQGNVWLAGLEGALARVDPRTNQVEMYNFADPARPMQHHSLSIALYEGSDGLIWIGTLEGFVKADFSKTKPHFHWYRNKPNERNSLSYNYVTGFLDDPLDPQRYLWICTRVGLNRLDKKTGDFLHLSTADGLPNNVVYGLLADAQGNLWGSTNRGIFCLSQHIPLKDKSQKPQFTIRSFSTADGLQHQEFNTGALAKFPNGELAFGGVNGFNVFDPKSMLGRDYQPRIFITNISVNNHPVMVGDDTGVLHTSIETTERITLNHLQDILSLEYAALDYTGSMFNKYRYQLVGADPDWIEAGTRRSATYLHLPPGSYTFRVQGSNSRGIWSPHVAKLNIKILPPWWRSRWAYLGYLLLLTVAGRALFHFYLNREKLKAQLAYETREATRIKELDTAKTRLYTNITHEFRTPLTVILGMAQQTLEKPSENLAFKQEMILRNGQQLLQLVNEMLDLSRLESGKMALRFIQGDVIAFLRYMVESFHSLAESQQKQLHFLSTLQELDCVYDPEKLRQIVSNLLSNALKFTPESGNIYLSIDRSFQNEKPFLQITVKDTGIGIPEQQLPHIFDRFYQVDDSPTRQGEGAGIGLALTKELVNLLQGEIRVKSPVTGSNKGAEFTVLLPLQLAAETIAEGLPDAWAGSWAATANPQLATPTPLETTYRQLILLVEDNPDVAAYLHSCLPEYRLEFAKDGLEGFDKATELIPDLIISDVMMPRMDGFTLCQHLRNDERSSHIPIILLTAKADFESKLTGLDRGADAYLEKPFQPEELRLRIKKLLELREKLKQHYLQAFGLRKLAALEEPALEKSEDSFVQKIRECIEANLSDHTFSVEQLCKAIHLSQRQLQRKLEALTGFSPNQFIRSIRLNHAKILLRDPELSITAVAYDCGFSDPSYFARVFKQEFGITPVEWRGKTMSVI, encoded by the coding sequence ATGAAACAACCCAAAACACCGCTTACTGTCTCCCGCCGAAGTTCCGTACTGTGCATGGTATGGATGCTGCTCATCGTGTTGATTAGGCCAGTCCAAGGCTTTGCCCAAGTTCCATTTGAATCCATTTCCATTCAGCAGGGGCTTTCCCAGGGCATGATTTACGACATTTTGCAAGACCGCGAAGGTTTCCTTTGGTTTGGTACCAAAGACGGACTCAACCGCTTCGATGGGTACAACCTCAAAGTATTCACCAATGACACTTACGATCCACATTCCCTTTCCAGCAATAGCATCCTGAAATTGTTTGAGGACCACAAAGGCCGGATTTGGATCGTAACTGACAATGAAGGACTGAATGTTTACGATAAAAAAACGGGGCGTTTTCAACGGATTCAATACCGGTCTAATGACCCTTTGAGCTTGTCCAGCAATCAGATACGCTGCATTGCTGAAGATGCTGCGGGTAATATCCTGGTTGCTGCCGATGCTGCGGACTTGAATGTAATTGGACTTGCCGATGATTTTTTTGAAAAAAATACGCCGCCTAAAATACGCCGGCTAACCTTGCCCCACAATCTTAATGTGACAGGGATTGCCAAAGACAGCCAGGGCCGGGTTTGGATGGGCGGTGATGACCGGCGCATCTATCAGCTTGATCCTCAAACCTTTCAGCTACGCAAAGCCATTGAGGGCTATTCGTTCGAAGTAGCCTGCCCCAATTCCGATGGCACTTTGTGGGCCAGCGACCAAAACCATTCCCCTTTTCATTGGGATGGGAAACGCGCTGCACCACTCTTTGAGAACTTGAGCCAGGTGCTTGACCTACAAGTTGCCCCCGATGGAAAGCTGTGGTTGATCAAAGGCAACCGTTTGTATGGTCTCGATCTGCGGCAATGGAAGCCCGGTAAACCATTAAAATGGCATGAGGAGCCTTTTTTTTCCCTATTAAAGACTCCTTTAAATACGCTTATCCAAGAGCAAAAAATAGATCGGTTTCAGTCAAAAGTGCTCGCCCTGGATTTAAACGCGCCTTTAACTTCATTAGCCATCGACCGCTCTGGCATGGTGTTAGTGGGCACACATGATTATGGTGTCTACAAGTTCAACCCTGACCAGCATAAATTTCGACAGTATGCCGAGGGCATCAGCATCCGTCGAATCATTCCAGCGCCCGACGGTTCGGTTTACCTTGATTCCTACCGCAAGCTTTGGTACCAACTGCGCGGCAACGCCCTAAAAGTGAATGGCCTGGGTGCAATTTCCTCCCAGGTCAGCAATGTATTGATCACCCGCTCGGCTGAACATTGGGCCTTGACGAACACCGATCTCGTTCGTTTTCGGGCGGGCGGCACCCCTACCCATATCCCCATCACCGCTGCCGTTTTTGCAGAAAAACAGCCGATCCTGGAAGACCAGCAGGGCAATGTCTGGCTGGCTGGTTTAGAAGGAGCACTGGCTCGCGTTGACCCCCGAACCAATCAGGTGGAAATGTATAATTTTGCCGATCCGGCAAGACCCATGCAGCATCATTCCCTGTCTATTGCGCTGTACGAGGGAAGCGACGGCCTGATCTGGATCGGGACCCTGGAGGGGTTTGTTAAAGCGGATTTCTCCAAAACTAAGCCTCATTTTCATTGGTACAGAAACAAGCCGAATGAGCGCAATTCGCTTAGTTACAACTACGTGACGGGCTTTCTGGACGATCCCCTCGATCCCCAGCGTTACCTTTGGATTTGTACAAGGGTAGGCTTAAATCGGTTGGACAAAAAAACGGGAGATTTCCTACACTTGAGCACGGCGGATGGCTTGCCCAACAATGTCGTTTATGGCCTACTGGCCGATGCGCAGGGAAACTTGTGGGGCAGTACCAACCGGGGTATTTTTTGCCTGAGTCAACACATCCCTTTAAAGGACAAGTCACAAAAACCACAGTTTACCATTCGGAGTTTTAGCACAGCGGATGGTTTGCAACACCAGGAATTCAATACTGGGGCTTTAGCCAAATTTCCCAATGGCGAGCTGGCTTTCGGTGGCGTAAACGGGTTCAATGTTTTTGACCCCAAGTCAATGTTAGGTCGCGATTACCAACCCCGGATTTTCATCACCAACATTTCTGTCAACAACCACCCCGTCATGGTTGGGGATGACACCGGAGTTTTACACACCAGCATCGAAACCACTGAGCGCATCACGTTGAACCACTTGCAGGATATCCTTAGTCTGGAATACGCCGCACTCGATTATACTGGATCGATGTTCAACAAGTACCGTTACCAACTGGTCGGGGCTGATCCCGACTGGATCGAGGCGGGCACTCGACGTTCGGCAACTTACTTGCACCTTCCTCCGGGGAGTTACACCTTTCGGGTGCAAGGGAGCAATAGTCGAGGCATCTGGAGCCCCCACGTAGCAAAACTCAACATTAAAATACTGCCGCCCTGGTGGCGTTCCAGGTGGGCCTATTTAGGTTATTTGTTGCTGCTCACGGTTGCCGGTAGGGCGCTCTTCCATTTTTACCTCAATCGCGAAAAACTAAAGGCTCAACTGGCCTACGAAACCCGTGAAGCAACCCGCATCAAAGAACTGGATACCGCCAAAACCCGTTTGTACACCAACATCACCCACGAGTTCCGCACGCCCCTTACCGTGATCCTGGGGATGGCGCAACAAACCCTGGAAAAACCCAGCGAAAATCTGGCCTTCAAGCAGGAGATGATCCTGCGCAATGGGCAACAACTCTTACAATTGGTCAATGAAATGCTCGATTTGTCCAGATTGGAAAGTGGTAAAATGGCCTTGCGCTTTATCCAGGGCGATGTCATCGCGTTTTTGCGCTACATGGTTGAATCCTTCCATTCACTGGCCGAAAGCCAACAAAAACAATTGCATTTTTTGTCCACCTTGCAGGAGTTGGATTGTGTTTATGACCCGGAAAAACTGCGGCAAATCGTTTCCAATTTATTGTCCAATGCCTTGAAATTCACCCCGGAATCTGGCAATATCTATCTGTCCATCGACCGCAGTTTCCAAAACGAAAAACCCTTTTTACAAATAACCGTCAAAGACACGGGCATCGGCATTCCTGAACAGCAGTTGCCGCATATTTTCGACCGTTTTTACCAGGTTGACGACAGCCCTACGCGGCAAGGTGAAGGTGCAGGGATTGGTCTGGCGCTGACCAAAGAACTGGTCAATTTGTTGCAAGGAGAAATTCGGGTAAAAAGTCCGGTAACCGGTAGCAACAAAGGTGCAGAATTCACGGTGCTTTTACCGCTCCAATTGGCTGCTGAAACCATTGCAGAAGGATTGCCTGATGCCTGGGCAGGGTCCTGGGCAGCAACAGCAAATCCGCAGCTCGCAACGCCCACTCCGCTAGAAACGACTTACCGACAATTGATTTTATTGGTAGAAGACAACCCCGATGTGGCCGCCTACCTCCATTCCTGTTTGCCAGAGTACCGACTGGAATTTGCCAAAGACGGCCTGGAGGGATTTGACAAAGCCACCGAGCTCATCCCCGATCTGATCATCAGCGACGTGATGATGCCGCGCATGGATGGCTTTACCTTGTGTCAACACTTGCGCAACGACGAGCGCAGCAGCCATATCCCGATCATTTTACTGACGGCCAAAGCCGATTTTGAAAGCAAATTGACTGGTCTGGATCGCGGTGCAGATGCGTACTTGGAAAAACCTTTCCAGCCAGAGGAGCTGCGGCTGCGCATCAAAAAACTATTGGAATTGCGGGAAAAATTGAAGCAGCATTACCTGCAAGCTTTCGGTTTGCGAAAGCTTGCAGCGCTGGAAGAACCAGCTCTGGAAAAAAGTGAAGACAGTTTTGTGCAAAAAATTCGGGAATGTATTGAGGCCAATTTGTCGGATCACACCTTTAGTGTAGAGCAATTGTGCAAAGCCATCCATTTGAGTCAACGCCAGTTGCAACGGAAGCTGGAGGCGCTCACGGGTTTTTCGCCCAATCAGTTCATCCGCAGCATTCGTTTGAATCACGCCAAAATTTTGTTGCGTGATCCTGAACTGAGCATTACTGCCGTCGCTTACGACTGTGGTTTTAGTGACCCCAGTTATTTTGCCAGAGTTTTTAAGCAGGAATTTGGGATAACGCCTGTGGAGTGGCGCGGGAAAACCATGAGCGTAATTTGA
- a CDS encoding energy transducer TonB translates to MRKFFLLLAFAFSLFYPLSKGQDFIPLLPESYARSCSCQPIHQEVSRDSLNIDLAAGQHPPRFEDWDNYVKGKSIYPQLARENGIEGTVSVLVYVSEKGQVTKARLLKGLGFGCDEAAINLVYAMPCWTPASNYGIPVKGKKVLDISFRLTHE, encoded by the coding sequence ATGAGAAAATTTTTTTTGCTCTTGGCGTTTGCCTTTTCACTCTTTTACCCCCTTAGCAAAGGGCAGGATTTTATTCCATTGCTACCTGAATCATACGCTAGAAGCTGTAGCTGCCAGCCCATCCACCAGGAAGTTTCCAGGGATTCACTGAACATTGATTTAGCAGCAGGTCAGCATCCGCCGCGATTTGAAGATTGGGACAATTATGTAAAAGGCAAGTCCATTTACCCACAATTGGCTCGGGAAAACGGCATCGAAGGCACGGTCAGCGTGTTGGTCTATGTGTCCGAAAAAGGCCAGGTGACCAAAGCCCGGTTGCTCAAAGGGCTCGGTTTTGGCTGTGATGAGGCGGCGATAAACCTGGTTTATGCCATGCCCTGCTGGACTCCAGCATCCAATTATGGGATTCCCGTAAAAGGGAAAAAGGTGCTCGACATTAGTTTTAGGTTAACCCATGAATAG